In a genomic window of Meleagris gallopavo isolate NT-WF06-2002-E0010 breed Aviagen turkey brand Nicholas breeding stock unplaced genomic scaffold, Turkey_5.1 ChrUn_random_7180001827835, whole genome shotgun sequence:
- the LOC104915586 gene encoding sulfotransferase 2B1-like, producing MEMKDRENFFFITYEELKQDLQGSVRRLCRFLGQNLDEDAISSVVQNASFTAMRQNPMCSSILLPADIMDQTKGQFLRKGVCGDWKNHFSVAQSETFNRIYQEKMRGLDVAFPWDRDQDPDLTEAI from the exons ATGGAGATGAAGGACAGGgagaatttcttcttcatcacctaCGAAGAGCTGAAACAG GACCTGCAAGGCAGTGTGAGACGCCTCTGCCGTTTTCTGGGACAGAATTTGGATGAGGACGCTATCTCCTCAGTAGTCCAAAATGCCTCCTTCACGGCCATGCGGCAAAACCCTATGTGCAGCTCCATCTTGCTCCCTGCAGACATCATGGACCAGACCAAAGGCCAGTTCCTGAGGAAGG GCGTCTGTGGGGACTGGAAGAACCATTTCTCAGTGGCACAGAGTGAGACCTTCAACAGAATCTACCAGGAGAAGATGAGGGGTTTGGACGTGGCCTTTCCTTGGGACAGAGACCAGGATCCAGACCTAACTGAGGCCATCTGA